TGCGAGTTCAACAGCGGTCTTTCCATGCTGCGCACCCACTCGGTCGTCTCACTGGGCTTCTTGCCCGCCGCCTCCGCCGCGGCGAACTCTCGCCGCATCGCCGCAAACTTCGCCTCAAGGTCATCGAGCGCGCTCAGCACCATCGCCTCCGGCGTCATCGGCAGCTTAGGCGAGCCGAACTCATACCGGCCATGATGACTCAGGATCATGTGCTCCACCAGCACCCGCAGCCGATCCGGAAACGGAGCCAGCGCCAGCACTTTTTCGCGCAGCATCCCCTGCGCAATCGAAATGTGCCCGATCATCTGGCCCTCCAGCGTATAGCCGAAGCTGGTCTTCCACTCCAGCTCCCGCACCTTGCCGATATCGTGCAAAATCGCGCCCGTCACCAGCAGGTCGGGGTCGGCCTCGGGGTAGAACGGCGCGGTGGCCAGACAAACGCGCACCAGCATCAGCACGTGCTCCAGCAGGCCGCTGAGCCACGCGTGATGCAGCCCCTTGGCCGCAGGCGCGACGGTAAACTGCGGCCCAATCCCCGGATCGTCAAGAAAGGCCAGCACCAGCCGCTTCAGGTCTTCGTTTCGAAACGCCGCCACGTAGCCGCGCAGCTCCGCCTCCATCTCGGCGGGGTCGAACTGCGAGACCGGACGGTAGTCGCCGGGCTCGACCTCGTTGTCGGCGGCGTGGCGCATCTTCTGCAGGGTGATCTGGAACTTGCCCTGGTACTTCGAAATCTGTCCCTGCACCTTGACGTAGCAGCCCTCGGAGCAACTGGCTATGGCGTCGGCAAAGTCGTCCCACATCCGGGCCTCGAAGGATCCGGTCTTGTCGCTCAGGGTCATGGCCAGGAACTGGCCGCCGGTCTTTTTCTCCCGCACCGAGAGCGAGGAAAGACAGAAGTAGGTGGTGACTACAGCGTTTTCGAAGCGCGCCGCGTCGGCGACATAGAAGTCCTTCATCCCCACAGGATACCGCGCACGGCAGAGTCTTGCCTTTCACGCGAAGCGTCGAGAACAGCACGAAGTGCCGCCCGCCCGGCGTGAGGGCGCTTTTGTTCTTAAAGTAAGAAGCCCCGCCCTTTATCGAAGGGCAGGGCTTCCTACTTTGCGGCTAGATTTGCGGAGGTGTGGCAGGCACCGGCGAAGGCGTAGCAGGCACATCACCACGCGGAGCCAAGGCCGGATTCGCCGTCGGCGCGGGCTCGGCAGGCGGCGGCGGAACCACCTTCTGCTTACCCTGCAGACGCTCCTTCACCGGCTTCGGATCGCCCTTCTTCCGCTTCGGCTTCTTGACCTTCACCTTCTTCGGTTTGGCAGTGTCGCCGTTCAGGCCCAACGGAGCGGCCTGGGTCTGAGACGCGGCCTTCTCGTCCGAGGTCATCTCTACGGGAGCCGCCTTAACCTTCTCGACCTTCTTGGCCTTGACCTTCTTGATCTTCTCCGTCTTGACCTTGGCCGCGTTCTCGCGGGAGCCGTAGCGCGTCTTCTTCTTCTCGGGAGCCTTGGGAGCCAGCGGATCGTCGCCCACATCCGCCGCCACCTGCGAGCTGCTATCCGGGCTGCTCGCCGCATCCGCCATCACCGCGCCCGGAGCGATCGCCGCTCCGATGCCGCCGCCAGCCGGTGCGGGCGAAGCCGCCTCAGCCGCCGCCTGTTGCGCGGTCTCAGCCGGCAGCGAGTTCTGCGGAGCCTGACCGAACCGTACCTTCTCGCGGCGAACCTTCTTCGGCTTGCCGTTCGCGGCCAGCTTGGGCGGCGCGATCACCGCCAGCCCCGTCTTGGGATCGACCGTGGGAGCAGCGGCGGCCTGGGCCTGCTGAGCCTCCGCACCCGTCAGGGTACGTCCGCCCGTGGTGTCGGGGCCAGCCACAACCGGCTTCGCAGCCGGACGAGAGAACCCGCTCGCGCGCTCAAACCGCTTCTTCTCCGTCACCTTCTTCTTCTTCGGCGTAGGCGGAGCGTAGGAGGTAAAGATCGGCTTGGTCTCCTTCGGGCTGGCGCCCGAGTCCACAAAGCCCGGCTTGATGTCGATGTACGCCTCTTCGCGCAGCTTGGTCAGGTAGGCGCGCAGAGCAGGCTGCATCTGCTGCATGTACATCGCCTCCTGCACCTGCTGCTCCACTTCCTTCAGCGGAGCAACGCCAGCGGCCTGGTGCTCGGTCACGTTCAGGATCACAAAACCCTGCCGCGTCCGGATCGGCTGCGTCGATTCACCGGCCTTCAGGTCGAAGGTCTGGTCCTCCAGTACCTTGGCCAACGCACCGCGCTTGAACAGGCCCAACTCCCCGCCCTGCGCTGCCGTCGGCCCGCCCGAGTACTGCTTGGCCAGCTCGTCAAACTTACCGCCAGCCGTAATCTTCGACTTGATATCGTTAGCCTTCGCCTGGGCCTGCGCGACCGCATCCGGCGCGGCATCAGCGGGCAGCGGCACCAGGATCTCGCTCAGGCGGATCTGCTCGGGCTGAGAGAACTCGCTCTTGTGCTGGTCGTAGTATGCCTGCTCCTGCGCCTGCGTCATCTGCAAGCGGCGGCCCACCTCGTCGCGCACCACCTGCTGGGTGACGACGCTGTTGCGGATCTGCGCCTTGAAGTCCTCGAAGCTGACGCCCTGCTGCTTGGCTGCCGCCTCCAGTTGCTCCATCGAGTCCATCTTGTTCTGCTTGCGGATCTCGTCCAACCGACGAATAACCTCGGCGTCCGCGTTGATGCCCAGCTCCTTACCGCGCGAGATCAGCAACTGCTGATCGATCATGTCGCGCAGCATATCGCGCTGGCGGTTCGCCGCCTCGGAGGGGCTGGCGTTCTGCTGGGCCAGCTCCATCTCGAGCTGCTGCTGTGAGCGCTCGAGGTCACTACGGTTGATGATCTGGTCGTTCACCCGCGCGACCACATCTTCGACCACGGTTCCGCCGGGCGTAATCGCCGGAGGCAGCGGCGGCATCTTCAACTGCTGCGTCGGCGCGTTCACGCTCTGGCTGCTCTGGTAGCGCGGAGCCTGGACCACCTGCGCGGCAGCCGACCCAGCCACCAGCGCCGAGACCGGCACCGCCAGCGCGGCCATCAGCGACCACGCCGCAAACCCACTTACCCACTGCCGCTTCTCACTCCGGCCAACCACAACTGCCGGCAGCTTCATCGTCGCGATCCAATTCAAGGTCAAAAGCTCTCTCACTTCCATGGGGGGAAACCCCGCACCTGCAACGCCCAAACTTCGGTTCGAACGGCCCTTGCATGGCAGCAGCGCCACGTTCGATATCCGGTCCAATCATTCTAACCTGCCAACCAGCCCCGGCAACCAGACCGAGGCCCAGAACATCTCCGAACCGGCTCCGGAGCCTGATTCCGCAGGGCCAAAAGCGCGCCTCGGCTCACTCTACGGTGCTATACTCCGTCCAAGCTAGCAGCATACGGACAGGCCCGGCCACGCCGGTTCCTCTCCAGCCGTACCTATCTAGAGGTTACTCAGACCGATGGCCCCCCGCACTCGCCGCGCCCTTCTCTCCGTCACCGCCTTTCTCGCGACCTGCGCCGCCCTGGGCAACGTCTACTCCCGCCAGGTCTCCGCGCAGTCCGCCTCCGACGAGAGCACCCTGCGCGATTCGCTGCACGCCTTCACCAATGTCTACTCCGTCGTCGAGCAGAACTACGCCGAGAAGATGGACTCGGACCGCACCGACAAGGCCATCTACGACGGGGCCATCCCGGGGATGCTCCACGTCCTCGACCCGCACTCCAACTTCTACGATCCAAAGGCCTTCGCCCAGATGCGCGAGGACCAGCACGGACGCTACTACGGCGTCGGCATGACCATCCAGCCGCAGCAGATCGACGGCCAGCTCCGCGTCGTCGTCCTGACGCCGTTCGAGGGAACGCCCTCGTTCAAGGCGGGCATTCGGCCGGGCGACGTACTGGTCTCGGTGGACGGCAAGCCTACCGACAACCTCGACTCCGCCGCCGTGGCCGGGATGCTGAAGGGGCCGCGCGGCACCCACGTCGTCGTGGTGATGAACCGCGAGGGCCGCGACAAGCCGCTCTCCTTCGACCTGGTCCGCGACGAGATTCCCCGCGCTTCGGTCGATCTCGCTTTTGAGCTGAAGCCCGGCATCGGCTACATGCACGTCACCAACTTTATGGAGACCACCTCCAAGGAAGTCGGCGACGCGCTCGACAAGTTCCGCGCCCAGGGTGACCTGAAGGGGCTGGTGATCGACCTGCGCGGCAACCCCGGCGGCCTGCTCAACGAAGCCGTCAACATGTCCGACAAGTTCCTCCAGAAGGGCCAGACGGTCGTCTCGCAGCACGGCCGCTCCTTCGCCGACCAGTCCTACCGCGCCTCCCACGGCGAACAGGGCACGCGTTACCCCATCGTCGTCCTGGTCAACCGCAACACGGCCTCGGCGGCTGAGATCGTCTCGGGCGCGTTGCAGGATCACGACCGCGCCCTCATCGTCGGCGAGACCACCTTCGGCAAGGGCCTCGTTCAGACCGTCTTCTCGGTCTCGCAGAACACCGGCCTCGCGCTGACGACCTTCCACTACTACACGCCGTCGGGACGACTCATTCAGCGTCCCTACGACCACATGAGCCTGTACGACTACTACTACGTCCGCGACGCCGCCAAGCCCTCGAAGGACAACGCTAACCGCGAGGTGAAGCTGACCGACGACGGCCGCACGGTGTACGGTGGCGGCGGCATCACGCCCGACGAGCACATCGACCCGATCAAGGCGAACCACTTTCAGGATGAGTTGCTGCAGCACTACGCCTTCTTCAACTTCTCCAAGCACTACCTGGCCGACAAGACAGTCGCCAAGGACTTCGTGGTCGATGACGCTGTGCTCGCGCAGTTCAAGGACTTTATGAAGACCAAGAAGATCGACTACACTGACGCCGACGTTGCCACCAATATCGACTGGGTGAAGGAGTCGATCAAGGCGGAGCTGTTCACCTCGCAGTTCGGCCAGCTTGAGGGCTTGAAGGTCCGCGCCGAGTGGGACCCGCAGATCAACAAGTCGCTCACTTACATGTCCGAGGCGCAGGCGCTTGAAGAGCATCAGAAGATCAACCCAAACGCGAAGCCCGTCAACACTGCCAGCCGCTAAAGATCCTTTAGCCAACGAAAGAGCCGCGCTCCTCAGCGCGGCTCTTTTTTATGCTTCAGAGAGAGGCAGCGAGTCTTTCACCAGCAAGATGTAGCTTGCAGCGCCGCAGAGAGCCACGACCGCGCATAGCAGGAAGCTCCCCGCAAAGGCGTGCGTGCGGTCGAGTATCCAGCCGGTGAGCAGCGGCGCGGCTGAAGCGATCATAAAGCTGCCGAAGTTCTGGATCGAGCCGACCGTGGCAACCAGCGCGCGCGGGCTGGCCGCCTGTACGTACCCCCACGCCGACGTGCCCGCAAAGTGAATGAACAGCAGCGCACCGCAGATGCACGCCATCGCGACGGCGAGCGACGCGGCCCGGATCGCCAGCAGCGTGCTCAGAGCCGAGAGGACCATGCCGACGATGACCTGAGAGCGATGCACTCGCGCCACGACGGCACCTCCACGGACACGTCTGTCGGCCAGCACTCCGCTCAACAACATCCCCAGAGACCCGGCCAGAAACGGAAGCGCCGCCAGCCAGCCGCTGGTCTTGATGCTGATGCCTCGGCTGGTCTGGAGATAGGCCGGGAGCCACGCGATAAAAAACCAACTGGTATAGTTCACGCCGCCGAATCCAAGCATCAGGCCCCAGATCGCGGGCACGCGAAAGAGCGCGGCCCATCCGGCAAATGTCTCTGCCAGTGGCGCGGGCGGCGTTCTTACGCTCGACTCTCGACGCAGTAGTAGAAGCCAAGCCGCGGCCAGCAGCAACCCCACACCACCGATCATCGCGAACATGGCCCGCCACCCCGCCCTGAGCAGCAGCAGCGTAAGCAACGGCGGCGCGATGCCCTGCCCCAGCGTGGTGGAGATGTTGATGGTCGCGATGGCGCGGCCTCGTTGCTGCGGAACGAACTCTTCCCGCACAATCCGGAGCGAGGCTGGAAAGAACGGAGCCTCGCCCAAACCAAGCAGAACCCGCAGCGCCAGAAAGCTTCTGATGCCGAGGACCGCTCCCGTAAGCGCCGTCGCCGTAGACCAGAGAGCCAGCCCCGCGCCAAGCATCCGCTGTGCCCCGGCGCGGTCGAGCAGAGGACCGATCGGCAGTTGCGCAAAACCGTACGCCAAAGAAAACGCGGAGAGCAGTGCTCCCATGCTGGTGGCTGAGAGATGGAGCTGCTGCCGGATAGGACCGTTCGCAATGGAGAGCGCGCTTCGGTCGAGGAAGTTGACGATGCCCGCAAGAAAGAGCAGCGCGAGCGTGACGACCTGCGACCTCACCAGTGGGGTCGCGACCACTACACTTATGTTTTCCTCTTCTCCCAGAGACCCTCCTGCTCAAGCAACTAAGAGTATTGCATTAGAAGATTAGACTTAGATCGCATCCTTGCCCGGACACAGGGTCCGCATAAACAGGTTCGATGGTATGACCATCTAAAAAGATGATGGTCGATCCCGGATCGCTTGCACATCGCAAACTCACGCGTGTATCGTCTCGCCATTGGACCTCAACGGCTCTTCGACCTTCAAAGACACAACTCACTTTTATGTTGGGTGGCCAGCCTGATGAAGTTACGGAACCAACGAACGTCATGGATCGCGCGAGTCGCGTTCGGCCTGATCTGCCTCGGAACAGCCGCCTTCGGGCAGGCTACGCAGCCCAAGAACCCGCTCGGCACCGGCCCTGAGGTCGTCGCCGCAGGCCATGCCATCTTCAATCGCACCTGCACCGCCTGCCACGGCATCGACGGCGGCGAAGGCGAACGCGCCCCGGCCCTGGTCGGCGAGCGCCGCTTCTTCCGGCTCAGCCCCAACGCCATCTACGACGTCGTCAAGAACGGCATCCCCGGCACCGCGATGCCCGCCATGGGTCTGCCCGACGATGACATCTGGCGCATCGTCACCTTCATCCGGGCCATGCGCGGCTCGGCCTCCGAGACCGACGTTCCAGGCAACGTGCAGCGGGGCGCGGCGGTCTTCGCGGGCAAGGGCGGGTGCTTGCAGTGCCACATGCTGAACGGCAAGGGCGGCAGCGCCGGGCCTGACCTCTCAAACGTCGGCGCGCAGGTCACGCTCAAGCATCTGCGCGAGTCGCTGACGCAGGAGCTTCCGATCCCGCCCGCCTACCGGCCCGTCACCGTGATTACCAGGAGCGGCGAGACCATCACCGGCATCGCTAAAAACGAAGACGGCTTCTCGCTCCAGATGCTCGACCTGCACGACAGGCTGCACCTCTTCGACAAGACCGAGCTGAAGTCGGTCGAGCACGGCAAGAAGTCGCTGATGCCGCACAACTACGACAAGGTGCTCACGGCAGAGGAGTACCAGGATCTGGTCGCGATGCTGGCCCACCAGGTGCAGGTAGAGCTGCACAAAAAAGCCGAGGGCGAGGGAGAGGCCGGACGATGAAACTTGCAACATTGCTACTGCTCTTCGGCCTCGCAACCGCTCTCCCAGCGCAGGTCACCGACCACCGTCTCGAGCAGGCCCCTGCGGGCGACTGGCTGCACTACAACGGCAGCTACAACAGCCAGCGCCACAGCGATCTCAACCAGATCAACCTGACGAACATCCACTCGCTGGCCGCGCAGTGGGTCTTCCACATCCCCGGCTCCGGCGGCTTGCAGAGCGTGCCCGTCGTCGTCGATGGCGTCATGTACGTCACCCAGCCCAACGAGGTCTACGCGCTCGACAGCCGCAGCGGGCGGCTCATCTGGCAGTTCCACCACGACCTGAACCACGCCCCCGACCGCGAGGGTCCCAACCGCGGCGTCGCCGTCTTCGAGGACAAGGTCTACTTCACCACCACCGACGCCTTCCTGGTGGCCCTGAAGGCCTCGACCGGAAGCCTGCTCTGGCAGAGCAAGATCGCCGAGTCTAAGGACGGCTACCACTCGTCCGCCGCGCCGATGGTAGCCAAAGGAACGGTCATGGTAGGCGTCATCTACGGCGACCGCGGGCTGAACGGCTTCCTAGACGCCTTCGACGCCAAGACGGGCAGCCATCTCTGGCGCTTCGACTCCGTCCCCGGCCCCGGCAAGCCTGGGCACGAGACCTGGGCGGGCGACTCGTGGCTGCATGGGGGCGGCGCAACGTGGCTGACCGGCAGCTACGACCCGGAGATGAACACGCTCTTCTGGGCGCTCGGCAACCCCTCGCCCGACTTCAACGGCGACGTGCGCAAGGGCGACAACCTCTACACCGACTCTGTAGTGGCGCTCGACCTGAGCACCGGCAAGCTGAAGTGGCACTTCCAGTTCACCCCGCACGACGTGATGGACTGGGACGGCTCGGAGATCCCCGTGCTGGTCGACACCGTCTACGAGGGCAAGCCGCGCAAGCTGCTGGTGCAGGCCAACCGCAACGGCTTTTACTACATCCTTGACCGCACCAACGGCAAGTTCCTGCGCGGCAAGGCGTTCTACGACAAGCTCAACTGGGCCTCCGGCCTGACGCCCGAGGGTCGCCCCATTCTCGTTCCCGGCATCGAGCCCAGCCTGAAGGGCACCAAGGTCTGCCCGTCGTCGATCGGCGCGACCAACTGGATGTCGCCTACCTACGACCCGCAGACGAAGCTCTTCTCCTTCGTCTCGCTGGAGGGCTGCGGCATGGCCACCAAGAACACGGAGCAGTTCCGTCCCGGGGGCTTCCAGTACCGCGCCGGAGGAGACGTTCTCCTGAAGGACGAGAGCTGGAAGGTCTTCGTCCGCGCACTCGACCTGACTACCGGCAAGGAGGTCTGGAAGACGGAGCGCATCGGGTCCACCTCACTCGGCGGCGGCCTGCTCTCGACCGGCGGCGGAGTCATCTACTCGGGCGAGATCGAAGGCGAGTTCGTCGGGCTGAACGCAAAGACCGGCAAGCCGGTATGGCACTTCAACACCGGCCAGCCCATCAACTCGCAGCCCATCACGTACATGGTCAAGGGCAGGCAGTACATCTCCATCACGGCCAACTCGGACGTCTTCTCCTTCGCGCTCCCCGAGGTCGTGAAAGCGGTGAAGTGATGAAAAAAATAGCTCGCCCGTCCGTCATCCTCCTGGCCTTCACCCTGGCCACCGCTCATGCGCAGGCTCAAGCCCGCTACCAGATCACGGATGAGGACGCCAACGGTCCTGGCTCGCCGCGTGTCGTCGTCCTACACGACAACACCGCCAAGGCCGAGGCCGCCGTCGCCCCATCCCAGGGAGGTGAACTGAGCAGCTACAAGATCACCTTCCAGGGCAAACCGCTGGAGTTGCTCTACCATGCCCGCGATTACACCTCACCCGGCTTCCAGGGTAAAGCGCCGCTGCTCTGGCCCGCCGCCGGGGTGCAGTATCCGGTGGGCACAATCCCTAAAGAGAGCTGCGGCAACGGCACCTATCCCGTAGCGGGCAAGACCTTCCCCATGCCCTGTCACGGCTTCGCCCGCACCCTACCGTGGAAGGAGATCAGCCGCTCCGCCGATGCCCAGGGCGCGCGCGTGACGGTCGAGCTAACCGACTCCGACAAGACGCGCCTCGACTATCCCTTCGGCTTCAAGGTCGACCTGACCTATGAGCTGAGCGGCGGCCTGCTCACGCTCAACTACACCATCTCCGCCGACGCCGAGAACAAGGGACCGATGCCATTTTCGATCGGCAACCACATCGCCTTCCGCGTGCCGCTGGTCGAGGGCAGCGACCCCGCCGCGATGACCTTTGAGAGTCCCAACACTACGCAGCTAATGCGCTATCCGGGCGGCGTCGGCCTTAATGGAGAAGAGAAACCCAGCTCCTACGCGATCCCTCAACGAATGGGCGACTTCGACGCGCACATCGCGCTGCCGCTCTCCGGCTACCGCAGTATGCCCTATGCACGTCTGGTGGACCCGGCCGGGCTCTCTGTCCGCATCACCCAGACCGCGAGCATCGACCCAACCAACACTGAACTCGCTATCCCCAATCTCTCGGGCCAACTCATACGCTTCAACGTCTACGGCGGCCCGCACGAGGGCTACCTCAGCCCCGAGCCGTGGTTCGGCCTCATCAACTCGCTCAACTCGCGCAAGGGCTTTATCGACCTAGCCCCCGGCGGCTCCTGGCGCTGGCGCATCCAGGTCGCCCCGCTGGCCCCGCTCCGTCCATGCAGGCGGCCAGCCCCGGGGTCGAGCGCTTCGGCGGTGACTTCGGCTACGTCGAAGGCCCCGTCTGGAGCAAGGACGGCAGCCTGATCTTCAGCGATATGTTCGGCTCGCGCACGCTGGAGATGAAGGCCCCCAACCGCTCCACCGTCTACCGCGACCACACCCACAGCGGCAACGGCAACTCCATGGACGCACAAGGCCGCCTGTACACCTGCGAGCGCGACAGCCGCCGCGTTGTGCGCGTGGAGAAGGACGGCAAGATCACGGTCATCGCCGACAAGTTCAACGGCCAGCGCATCAA
This is a stretch of genomic DNA from Granulicella sp. WH15. It encodes these proteins:
- a CDS encoding peptidylprolyl isomerase; this translates as MKLPAVVVGRSEKRQWVSGFAAWSLMAALAVPVSALVAGSAAAQVVQAPRYQSSQSVNAPTQQLKMPPLPPAITPGGTVVEDVVARVNDQIINRSDLERSQQQLEMELAQQNASPSEAANRQRDMLRDMIDQQLLISRGKELGINADAEVIRRLDEIRKQNKMDSMEQLEAAAKQQGVSFEDFKAQIRNSVVTQQVVRDEVGRRLQMTQAQEQAYYDQHKSEFSQPEQIRLSEILVPLPADAAPDAVAQAQAKANDIKSKITAGGKFDELAKQYSGGPTAAQGGELGLFKRGALAKVLEDQTFDLKAGESTQPIRTRQGFVILNVTEHQAAGVAPLKEVEQQVQEAMYMQQMQPALRAYLTKLREEAYIDIKPGFVDSGASPKETKPIFTSYAPPTPKKKKVTEKKRFERASGFSRPAAKPVVAGPDTTGGRTLTGAEAQQAQAAAAPTVDPKTGLAVIAPPKLAANGKPKKVRREKVRFGQAPQNSLPAETAQQAAAEAASPAPAGGGIGAAIAPGAVMADAASSPDSSSQVAADVGDDPLAPKAPEKKKTRYGSRENAAKVKTEKIKKVKAKKVEKVKAAPVEMTSDEKAASQTQAAPLGLNGDTAKPKKVKVKKPKRKKGDPKPVKERLQGKQKVVPPPPAEPAPTANPALAPRGDVPATPSPVPATPPQI
- a CDS encoding MFS transporter produces the protein MVATPLVRSQVVTLALLFLAGIVNFLDRSALSIANGPIRQQLHLSATSMGALLSAFSLAYGFAQLPIGPLLDRAGAQRMLGAGLALWSTATALTGAVLGIRSFLALRVLLGLGEAPFFPASLRIVREEFVPQQRGRAIATINISTTLGQGIAPPLLTLLLLRAGWRAMFAMIGGVGLLLAAAWLLLLRRESSVRTPPAPLAETFAGWAALFRVPAIWGLMLGFGGVNYTSWFFIAWLPAYLQTSRGISIKTSGWLAALPFLAGSLGMLLSGVLADRRVRGGAVVARVHRSQVIVGMVLSALSTLLAIRAASLAVAMACICGALLFIHFAGTSAWGYVQAASPRALVATVGSIQNFGSFMIASAAPLLTGWILDRTHAFAGSFLLCAVVALCGAASYILLVKDSLPLSEA
- a CDS encoding S41 family peptidase gives rise to the protein MAPRTRRALLSVTAFLATCAALGNVYSRQVSAQSASDESTLRDSLHAFTNVYSVVEQNYAEKMDSDRTDKAIYDGAIPGMLHVLDPHSNFYDPKAFAQMREDQHGRYYGVGMTIQPQQIDGQLRVVVLTPFEGTPSFKAGIRPGDVLVSVDGKPTDNLDSAAVAGMLKGPRGTHVVVVMNREGRDKPLSFDLVRDEIPRASVDLAFELKPGIGYMHVTNFMETTSKEVGDALDKFRAQGDLKGLVIDLRGNPGGLLNEAVNMSDKFLQKGQTVVSQHGRSFADQSYRASHGEQGTRYPIVVLVNRNTASAAEIVSGALQDHDRALIVGETTFGKGLVQTVFSVSQNTGLALTTFHYYTPSGRLIQRPYDHMSLYDYYYVRDAAKPSKDNANREVKLTDDGRTVYGGGGITPDEHIDPIKANHFQDELLQHYAFFNFSKHYLADKTVAKDFVVDDAVLAQFKDFMKTKKIDYTDADVATNIDWVKESIKAELFTSQFGQLEGLKVRAEWDPQINKSLTYMSEAQALEEHQKINPNAKPVNTASR
- a CDS encoding HD domain-containing protein — encoded protein: MKDFYVADAARFENAVVTTYFCLSSLSVREKKTGGQFLAMTLSDKTGSFEARMWDDFADAIASCSEGCYVKVQGQISKYQGKFQITLQKMRHAADNEVEPGDYRPVSQFDPAEMEAELRGYVAAFRNEDLKRLVLAFLDDPGIGPQFTVAPAAKGLHHAWLSGLLEHVLMLVRVCLATAPFYPEADPDLLVTGAILHDIGKVRELEWKTSFGYTLEGQMIGHISIAQGMLREKVLALAPFPDRLRVLVEHMILSHHGRYEFGSPKLPMTPEAMVLSALDDLEAKFAAMRREFAAAEAAGKKPSETTEWVRSMERPLLNSQAYLADEE
- a CDS encoding c-type cytochrome produces the protein MKLRNQRTSWIARVAFGLICLGTAAFGQATQPKNPLGTGPEVVAAGHAIFNRTCTACHGIDGGEGERAPALVGERRFFRLSPNAIYDVVKNGIPGTAMPAMGLPDDDIWRIVTFIRAMRGSASETDVPGNVQRGAAVFAGKGGCLQCHMLNGKGGSAGPDLSNVGAQVTLKHLRESLTQELPIPPAYRPVTVITRSGETITGIAKNEDGFSLQMLDLHDRLHLFDKTELKSVEHGKKSLMPHNYDKVLTAEEYQDLVAMLAHQVQVELHKKAEGEGEAGR
- a CDS encoding PQQ-binding-like beta-propeller repeat protein → MKLATLLLLFGLATALPAQVTDHRLEQAPAGDWLHYNGSYNSQRHSDLNQINLTNIHSLAAQWVFHIPGSGGLQSVPVVVDGVMYVTQPNEVYALDSRSGRLIWQFHHDLNHAPDREGPNRGVAVFEDKVYFTTTDAFLVALKASTGSLLWQSKIAESKDGYHSSAAPMVAKGTVMVGVIYGDRGLNGFLDAFDAKTGSHLWRFDSVPGPGKPGHETWAGDSWLHGGGATWLTGSYDPEMNTLFWALGNPSPDFNGDVRKGDNLYTDSVVALDLSTGKLKWHFQFTPHDVMDWDGSEIPVLVDTVYEGKPRKLLVQANRNGFYYILDRTNGKFLRGKAFYDKLNWASGLTPEGRPILVPGIEPSLKGTKVCPSSIGATNWMSPTYDPQTKLFSFVSLEGCGMATKNTEQFRPGGFQYRAGGDVLLKDESWKVFVRALDLTTGKEVWKTERIGSTSLGGGLLSTGGGVIYSGEIEGEFVGLNAKTGKPVWHFNTGQPINSQPITYMVKGRQYISITANSDVFSFALPEVVKAVK